One Besnoitia besnoiti strain Bb-Ger1 chromosome VIII, whole genome shotgun sequence DNA segment encodes these proteins:
- a CDS encoding hypothetical protein (encoded by transcript BESB_081720), whose product MKLHFALLGIAAAAVSLCKADVVRQSSSSETKPPGSPNEPAEIQACMAGQLKLSIAEANGTASFRCSTEFPELSPAYTGGRDQQVFFGSAPNELVDVLPSAKLEKTTIPVSASSVSTPASEHGTGSPAAPHPDVYTLTVPRLPSTIISLVFRCIPEIRTEAERQRAVLSKECQVIFTVASSAARPSVAARSALAASAIAGLLSMTAHSIPRLPAQPNASPLVIIAGDGGCLGPDYAALVVVILKQAPAEAGIGASTRKGNDKRPSRVVRQSFAISSCLMGSTMKLPLAPCLGAAAAIALCFREASAVRQATSHLQLGNESPENVSPTEQKVPTCDTQPVKLSISAANGTAAFKCAKDSELSPQYQQTGADQQVFIGETQKKLSEVLANATLKREPTIPETNKKNTMAMASSPAGSQETMYTLTVPELPEQEKSLIFKCTNKSEQTVNRQDENEVKTECIVTITVASSAAEKAFAVHSRNPGGVVPNWHSVAEVSFLSSSTKAGRTVSIAPQFF is encoded by the exons ATGAAGCTGCAtttcgctctcctcggaatcgctgccgccgccgtctcgctctgCAAGGCAGACGTCGTGCGGCAGAGTTCCAGCAGCGAGACGAAACCGCCTGGGAGTCCCAACGAGCCTGCAGAGATCCAAGCATGCATGGCAGGGCAACTGAAGCTCTCTATAGCTGAGGCTAACGGAACAGCCTCGTTTAGGTGCTCCACCGAGTTTCCGGAGCTTAGTCCGGCGTACACAGGCGGGCGGGACCAACAAGTCTTCTTCGGGAGCGCTCCGAACGAGCTCGTGGACGTTCTTCCCTCAGCAAAACTCGAGAAGACCACGATCCCCGTGTCAGCGTCAAGTGTCAGCACACCAGCAAGCGAGCATGGCACAggctcgcctgccgctcccCATCCGGACGTATACACTCTGACTGTTCCTCGGTTGCCGTCTACAATTATTTCGCTTGTCTTCAGATGCATACCGGAGATACGTACCGAGGCAGAGCGTCAACGGGCTGTGCTTTCCAAGGAGTGCCAAGTCATTTTCACGGTTGCGTCATCAG CAGCAAGACCGTCCGTTGCAGCTCGATCAGCTCTCGCGGCAAGTGCGATTGCGGGACTCCTTTCCATGACTGCG CACTCTATTCCAAGATTACCCGCTCAGCCAAATGCATCTCCCCTGGTCATCATTGCAGGCGATGGTGGCTGCCTTGGCCCTGACTATGCTGCTCTTGTTGTAG TTATTCTAAAGCAGGCACCAGCAGAGGCCGGCATTGGGGCCTCCACGCGGAAGGGAAACGACAAGCGACCCTCCAGGGTTGTGAGACAGAGTTTTGCCATTTCCAGCTGCCTGATGGG GTCTACAATGAAGCTGCCTCTTGCACCGtgcctcggcgctgctgctgccatCGCGCTCTGCTTCCGGGAGGCCAGCGCCGTCCGCCAAGCAACGTCACACTTGCAACTGGGGAACGAGTCGCCGGAGAACGTGTCGCCGACTGAGCAGAAGGTGCCAACATGCGATACACAACCGGTGAAGTTGTCGATTTCGGCAGCCAACGGGACAGCAGCCTTCAAATGCGCCAAAGACAGTGAACTTAGTCCCCAGTACCAGCAGACCGGAGCGGACCAGCAGGTATTTATCGGAGAAACGCAAAAGAAGCTTTCAGAGGTTCTTGCCAATGCCACTTTAAAACGGGAACCGACGATCCCTGAAACGAACAAGAAGAACACCATGGCGatggcctcctcgcctgccggaTCACAGGAGACAATGTACACTCTGACCGTTCCTGAGCTGCCCGAGCAAGAGAAGAGCTTAATTTTCAAATGCACGAACAAGTCGGAGCAAACCGTGAATAGGCAAGATGAAAACGAGGTTAAGACAGAGTGTATAGTCACTATCACGGTGGCTTCGTCAG ctgcagagaaggcgtTCGCTGTTCACAGCCGCAATCCGGGCGGCGTCGTACCAAACTGGCACTCTGTAGCTGAAGTTTCCTTCCTCAGCTCCTCCACTAAGGCTGGCCGCACAGTCAGTATTGCGCCACAATTTTTCTAG
- a CDS encoding hypothetical protein (encoded by transcript BESB_081730) gives MSWSPGTHEKQPQHREPHAARFRCPRLRTPFPSTHTRAGDDGARWRSELRSPTLYILCKSFFGCRGRDANCWLFKAFTSYLANFSAFHNRKGWTDEGNLDRNSQTGSLNEEGVGASRDTIDAFQTGFLAAAWPLRRFAAQQLVIAFDFFFVLPKISAFWGSGVGLKNVWWDALGRGARRECSDGRKEFTPSSETDLVDWGALHSRFKMKLTRASLGAAAAVLSSARQASAPRQVNNRQTINTQQPAMPSGTNLLGGDAEGYSFQPRTRSCLHMHPGYSPV, from the exons ATGTCTTGGAGCCCGGGAACGCACGaaaagcagccgcagcatcgagagccgcacgccgcgaggTTTCGTTGCCCCCGCCTGCGAACACCTTTTCCATCGACGCACACCCGTGCCGGGGACGACGGGGCTCGGTGGAGGTCTGAACTTCGATCGCCGACACTTTACATTCTTTGCAAGTCCTTTTTCGGCTGTAGAGGTAGAGATGCAAATTGCTGGTTGTTCAAGGCCTTCACGAGCTATCTGGCAAACTTTTCCGCTTTCCACAACCGCAAGGGCTGGACGGACGAGGGCAATCTTGACAGAAACTCGCAGACAGGAAGCCTGAATGAGGAGGGCGTGGGAGCGAGCCGAGACACAATCGACGCGTTCCAGACAGGTttcctggcggcggcgtggccgcttcgccggtttgctgcgcagcagctggtcATAGCGTTcgattttttttttgttttgcCTAAGATCAGTGCCTTCTGGGGTTCTGGCGTCGGCCTAAAGAATGTTTGGTGGGATGCACTCGGCCGCGGGGCTCGTCGTGAATGCAGCGACGGCCGCAAGGAATTCACCCCTTCTTCCGAGACCGATCTGGTCGACTGGGGGGCCCTTCATTC GCGTTTCAAGATGAAGCTCACGCGCGcatcgctcggcgccgcggccgcggtcctctcctccgcccgGCAAGCAAGCGCTCCCCGCCAAGTCAACAACAGGCAGACAATCAACACTCAACAGCCGGCAATGCCCAGCGGCACAAACCTGCTCGGCGGGGACGCTGAAGGTTACAGTTTCCAACCCCGAacccgcagctgcctccaCATGCACCCCGGATATTCCCCGGTTTAA